The following proteins come from a genomic window of Rhodothermales bacterium:
- a CDS encoding RnfABCDGE type electron transport complex subunit B, producing the protein MDALIAVGFLAGLSVLLAIVLAVAHRKLWVYEDPRIDTVTDMLPGANCGACGLPGCRAFAEKVVEGDIQPSDCPVGGPDSARFVANFLGIDAGTAEKKVARLLCAGGRDVALQVGEYEGFSSCRAAATIGGGFKGCTFGCLGLADCEVSCTFDAITMADNGLPVVDLELCTACGDCVRACPKDLFVIEPVSHCLVVQCKSILEGEAALAQCKVACTGCGICAADAPVGLISMEHNLPVINDENIGLLTPIATLRCPTGAIKWIPGQQFAELSTTKTKSPTA; encoded by the coding sequence ATGGACGCTCTGATCGCTGTCGGATTTCTGGCCGGGCTGAGCGTATTGCTGGCGATCGTTCTCGCAGTCGCCCATCGAAAGCTCTGGGTGTATGAGGATCCGCGGATCGATACCGTCACCGACATGCTTCCCGGAGCAAACTGCGGGGCGTGCGGACTGCCGGGCTGTCGCGCGTTCGCCGAGAAAGTAGTCGAGGGCGACATCCAACCGTCGGATTGCCCGGTTGGCGGACCGGATTCGGCACGTTTCGTTGCCAACTTCCTGGGGATCGACGCCGGTACGGCAGAGAAGAAAGTGGCGCGCCTTCTCTGCGCCGGTGGCCGAGATGTTGCACTGCAGGTTGGCGAGTACGAGGGCTTTTCGTCGTGTCGTGCTGCGGCCACGATCGGCGGCGGGTTCAAGGGATGTACGTTCGGCTGCCTCGGACTGGCCGACTGCGAGGTATCGTGCACGTTCGATGCTATCACTATGGCTGACAATGGCTTGCCGGTAGTTGACCTGGAGCTTTGTACAGCCTGCGGCGACTGCGTTCGCGCGTGCCCGAAAGATCTTTTCGTGATAGAGCCCGTGAGTCACTGTCTCGTCGTGCAGTGCAAGTCCATACTGGAAGGCGAGGCGGCGCTCGCGCAGTGTAAAGTCGCCTGCACCGGCTGCGGGATTTGCGCTGCCGACGCACCCGTCGGATTGATTTCGATGGAACACAACCTCCCCGTAATCAACGATGAAAACATCGGACTGCTGACGCCGATCGCCACGCTGCGCTGCCCCACCGGAGCTATCAAGTGGATACCGGGCCAGCAGTTCGCGGAACTCAGTACGACGAAGACCAAAAGCCCGACTGCGTAA